A DNA window from Zonotrichia albicollis isolate bZonAlb1 chromosome 2, bZonAlb1.hap1, whole genome shotgun sequence contains the following coding sequences:
- the CPAP gene encoding centrosomal P4.1-associated protein isoform X2: protein MPTVENLSGEQNFSAYWMLSSARAGVLLGPSFTGLNFKKENLLPGPENTPALPEEVLHLSDSCSVSDDSLCEESASSQAPQQCPTGTPFPAAPANMESSKPDLVHGEVDGQKKSSHSDTLLQKLEQLKELQQQKQEQLKKQQMEQLQRLMEEQQKLLSMVSGQPAALGFAVMCESQKLRPGHPPGLAPPPQLPSSGYQNIFEDRARALLVSSHTQDNNSLQKLNNRECTSALKNNLSEVSACEKQGKDLWCPEKKVELLMESEDNHIDHILGVGSAHVSENSCGGEQLLTNVEERPIKAAIHGKKQTFEEFLEEQIQLEEQRLEQTQKLQETNGAAVQKPVIKRPFLKRGEGLTRFTNAKSKITKLGENTSKLQQRALDDRNVIKVDRLQIQKKTALPGKELVSESPFAPCKKYSQPRKVKHCPIQKTVVLRNHNGENILPLETRKQSGKSHDGQMRGSYPSEIKNKIENTENRAEFAKSNTGKIQNKLPGAEKSQLSQELTSAFPNSGCPIGHPVKDSELSFELSFQNKLENWEKEKDKENLELDEFLFLEQAADEISFSSNSSFVQRILERDQQTSKGRRMSSTPIKAKQQQVKVLAVQLTDERNKRADCVAQENTNDSPVTHTASNSGTDFRMKDPLSKTDGVILSASSLKAASALKSNHWIVNGDKSEGNSDTATDSESEFGATLKHDKKGAKTALVNHGESDPEFFDCGSSVKDISKESKNGDADLELSDKDCGALSKQKIRKATDDHRSMLSISRNKFEFDDERTWSDLDENYVSIDLPEKYTKTPLQMDFSCKNGTSVPDKAIKRKVASKKGDEMSKEFAVDSDSSGPPVSNLMMKLFPSLKPKAGCRAEHETKSKVEPELGGNTVPSQLLRERLAELEKEIERFRAENTTLSKLREEREHALANIRKEASDFEQKKAQELAEIEEYKKKEIKKLQKERKVFEKYTTEARAIPDKKERDEIQALKQQIAELQEDLKRKEAKWSTTHRRLKDQIEALVNENFELKEEIRIMEKFRLEAWKKVEAARSKKKIENLGMSLNRGESCLPNRGLKSRSASPLLPVQKCSKINGKSYSQAKVGKLPRTPASGRANERNNSEAMTALEDSSQSIMDTSTNEAYASPPFAPAFTGSEEIQRETAYPDGKVEKVLKNGCHLIFFPNGTWKKVGSDGKTITVTFFNGDVKQIMPDQTVIYYYADAKTTHTTYTDGLEVLQFSNGQIEKHYPDGTKEITFPDQTIKSLFTDGQEESILPDGTVIRVQRDGTKTIEFNNGQRELHTPQFKRREYPDGSVKTVYMNGQQETKYGSGRVRIKDKDGNIIMDTKL from the exons ATGCCAACTGTTGAAAATCTGAGTGGTGAGCAAAACTTCAGTGCATATTGGATGCTCAGTAGTGCCCGTGCTGGAGTCTTACTAGGGCCTAGTTTTACTGGTTTGaactttaagaaagaaaatttgtTACCTGGACCTGAAAACACCCCAGCTTTGCCTGAAGAAGTGCTGCATCTTTCAGACAGCTGTTCTGTAAGTGATGACTCCCTGTGTGAAGAGTCTGCCAGCTCTCAGGCaccccagcagtgtcccacTGGAACACCttttccagcagcacctgcaaACATGGAAAGCTCTAAACCAGACTTAGTCCACGGTGAAGTGGATGGTCAGAAGAAATCCAGTCACAGTGATACACTCCTACAAAAGCTTGAACAG CTGAAGGAATTGCAACAGCAGAAACAGGAACAGTTAAAGAAACAACAGATGGAACAACTTCAAAGGTTaatggaggagcagcagaagctACTTAGCATGGTATCTGGccagccagcagctcttg GTTTTGCTGTGATGTGTGAAAGTCAAAAGCTGAGACCTGGGCACCCCCCAGGCTTAGCACCTCCACCTCAGTTGCCATCGTCTGGATACCAGAATATCTTTGAAGACCGAGCTCGTGCTCTGCTTGTTTCTTCCCATACACAAGACAACAATTCTTTACAAAAGCTGAACAACAGAGAATGCACCTCAGCATTGAAGAACAATCTTTCAGAAGTGTCTGCCTGTGAAAAGCAAG GAAAAGACCTGTGGTGTCCAGAAAAAAAGGTGGAATTATTAATGGAGAGTGAAGATAATCACATTGATCACATATTAGGTGTGGGAAGTGCGCATGTCTCTGAAAATTCCTGTGGAGGTGAACAGTTGTTGACTAATGTAGAGGAAAG ACCTATTAAAGCTGCAATACATGGGAAGAAGCAAACTTTTGAAGAATTCTTGGAAGAACAGATACAACTAGAGGAACAGCGCCTGGAGCAAACCCAGAAGTTACAG GAGACAAATGGAGCAGCAGTTCAAAAACCAGTGATCAAGAGACCCTTCTTGAAAAGAGGGGAAGGTTTAACAAGATTCACTAATGCCAAGTCTAAAATAACAAAACTTGGAGAAAACACCTCAAAACTTCAACAAAGGGCTTTAGATGATAGAAATGTTATTAAAGTGGACAGATTacaaatacagaagaaaactgCGCTTCCTGGCAAAGAACTGGTTTCTGAAAGTCCTTTTGCACCGTGTAAAAAATACAGCCAGCCCCGTAAAGTAAAACATTGTCCTATTCAGAAGACAGTGGTACTCAGGAATCACAATGGAGAAAATATCTTGCCATTAGAAACAAGAAAGCAATCAGGAAAAAGTCATGATGGACAGATGAGAGGTTCTTACCcatcagaaattaaaaacaaaatagaaaatacAGAGAACAGAGCAGAATTTGCTAAGTCTAACACTGGcaaaatccaaaacaaattACCTGGTGCTGAAAAGTCTCAGTTGTCTCAAGAACTGACCAGTGCCTTTCCTAATTCTGGATGTCCCATAGGTCACCCTGTAAAAGATTCAGAACTGTCTTTTGAACTTTCATTTCAGAATAAACTGGAGaactgggaaaaagaaaaagataaagagAATCTAGAATTAGATGAATTTTTGTTTCTAGAACAAGCTGCAGATGAAATATCTTTCTCAAGTAATTCTTCATTTGTGCAAAGGATCTTGGAACGAGACCAGCAAACTTCAAAGGGCCGTAGGATGTCTTCTACTCCTATCAaggcaaagcagcagcaagTCAAGGTGCTGGCTGTGCAACTCACAGATGAGAGAAATAAAAGGGCAGACTGTGTGGCACAGGAAAATACAAATGATAGCCCTGTTACACATACAGCCTCAAATTCAGGAACAGATTTTAGAATGAAGGATCCATTGAGTAAAACAGATGGTGTAATATTATCAGCTTCTTCCCTGAAAGCAGCTTCTGCTTTAAAAAGTAATCACTGGATTGTAAATGGAGATAAGAGTGAGGGCAACAGTGATACTGCTACAGATTCTGAGAGTGAATTTGGGGCTACATTGAAGCATGACAAGAAAGGTGCTAAGACAGCCCTCGTGAACCACGGAGAAAGTGATCCAGAATTTTTTGATTGTGGAAGTTCTGTTAAAGACATCAGCAAAGAGAGCAAAAATGGAGATGCTGACCTTGAGTTGTCAGACAAAGATTGTGGTGCACTGTCAAAGCAAAAGATTAGGAAAGCTACAGATGATCACAGAAGCATGTTGTCTATAAGTAGGAATAAATTTGAGTTTGATGATGAGAGAACATGGAGTGATCTTGATGAAAATTATGTTAGCATTGATTTACCTGAAAAATACACTAAAACACCTTTGCAGATGGACTTTTCCTGTAAGAATGGTACAAGTGTCCCAGACAAAGCAATAAAGAGGAAAGTGGCCTCCAAGAAAGGAGATGAAATGTCCAAAGAATTTGCAGTGGACAGTGATTCAAGTGGACCTCCAGTATCAAACCTGATGATGAAGCTGTTTCCTTCTCTGAAGCCGAAGGCAGGCTGCCGTGCAGAGCATGAAACCAAATCAAAGGtggagccagagctgggag GAAACACTGTTCCATCCCAGCTACTGAGGGAGAGACTGGCTGAGTTGGAGAAGGAAATTGAGAGATTCCGAGCTGAGAACACAACTCTGAGTAAACTCCGTGAAGAAAGAGAGCACGCCCTGGCAAATATCAG GAAAGAAGCTTCAGACTTTGAACAGAAGAAAGCCCAAGAACTGGCTGAAATAGAAGAGtataagaaaaaggaaataaaaaaactgCAAAAGGAGCGCAAAGTTTTTGAAAAATACACCACAGAAGCTAGAGCAATTCCAGATAAAAAGGAacgggatgaaattcag GCTTTAAAACAGCAGATTGCAGAGTTACAGGAAGATCTAAAACGAAAAGAGGCAAAATGGTCGACTACCCATCGACGCCTGAAAGATCAAATAGAAGCTTTAGTAAATGAGAATTTTGAGCTAAAAGAGGAAATCAGAATTATGGAGAAGTTTCGTCTAGAAGCCTGGAAGAAAGTAGAAGCtgctagaagcaagaaaaaaatagaaaatctgGGGATGAGtctaaatagaggagaatcT TGTCTACCAAATAGAGGCCTAAAAAGTCGAAGTGCATCTCCGCTTCTGCCAGTACAGAAGTGCAGCAAGATAAATGGCAAAAGTTATTCACAAGCGAAAG TAGGAAAACTTCCTAGAACACCTGCATCAGGACGTGCTAATGAGAGGAACAACTCTGAGGCAATGACTGCACTGGAAGATTCTTCTCAGAGTATTATG GACACCTCTACTAATGAAGCTTATGCGTCCCCACCATTTGCTCCTGCATTTACAGGCAGTGAAGAGATACAGAGAGAAACTGCTTATCCTGATGGAAAG GTTGAGAAGGTTTTGAAAAATGGCTGTCACCTTATATTTTTCCCAAATGGAACATGGAAAAAAGTGGGTTCTGATGGGAAGACCATAACTGTAACCTTCTTCAATGGGGATGTGAAACAGATTATGCCTGATCAAACAGTG ATTTATTATTATGCCGATGCTAAGACTACTCACACTACATACACTGATGGCTTAGAGGTCTTGCAGTTTTCAAATGGACAAATAG AGAAGCATTATCCTGATGGCACGAAGGAAATAACCTTCCCTGATCAGACAATTAAGAGTCTATTCACAGATGGCCAAGAAGAAAGTATCTTGCCTGATGGCACCGTTATTCGTGTGCAGCG AGATGGAACCAAAACGATAGAGTTCAATAATGGCCAGCGAGAGCTGCACACACCACAGTTCAAGAGACGGGAGTATCCAGATGGGAGTGTCAAGACTGTGTACATGAATGGACAGCAGGAAACCAAGTATGGCTCTGGAAGAGTCAGAATAAAGGACAAGGATGGTAATATTATCATGGACACCAAGTTGTAG
- the CPAP gene encoding centrosomal P4.1-associated protein isoform X1, with the protein MPTVENLSGEQNFSAYWMLSSARAGVLLGPSFTGLNFKKENLLPGPENTPALPEEVLHLSDSCSVSDDSLCEESASSQAPQQCPTGTPFPAAPANMESSKPDLVHGEVDGQKKSSHSDTLLQKLEQLKELQQQKQEQLKKQQMEQLQRLMEEQQKLLSMVSGQPAALGFAVMCESQKLRPGHPPGLAPPPQLPSSGYQNIFEDRARALLVSSHTQDNNSLQKLNNRECTSALKNNLSEVSACEKQGKDLWCPEKKVELLMESEDNHIDHILGVGSAHVSENSCGGEQLLTNVEERPIKAAIHGKKQTFEEFLEEQIQLEEQRLEQTQKLQETNGAAVQKPVIKRPFLKRGEGLTRFTNAKSKITKLGENTSKLQQRALDDRNVIKVDRLQIQKKTALPGKELVSESPFAPCKKYSQPRKVKHCPIQKTVVLRNHNGENILPLETRKQSGKSHDGQMRGSYPSEIKNKIENTENRAEFAKSNTGKIQNKLPGAEKSQLSQELTSAFPNSGCPIGHPVKDSELSFELSFQNKLENWEKEKDKENLELDEFLFLEQAADEISFSSNSSFVQRILERDQQTSKGRRMSSTPIKAKQQQVKVLAVQLTDERNKRADCVAQENTNDSPVTHTASNSGTDFRMKDPLSKTDGVILSASSLKAASALKSNHWIVNGDKSEGNSDTATDSESEFGATLKHDKKGAKTALVNHGESDPEFFDCGSSVKDISKESKNGDADLELSDKDCGALSKQKIRKATDDHRSMLSISRNKFEFDDERTWSDLDENYVSIDLPEKYTKTPLQMDFSCKNGTSVPDKAIKRKVASKKGDEMSKEFAVDSDSSGPPVSNLMMKLFPSLKPKAGCRAEHETKSKVEPELGGNTVPSQLLRERLAELEKEIERFRAENTTLSKLREEREHALANIRKEASDFEQKKAQELAEIEEYKKKEIKKLQKERKVFEKYTTEARAIPDKKERDEIQALKQQIAELQEDLKRKEAKWSTTHRRLKDQIEALVNENFELKEEIRIMEKFRLEAWKKVEAARSKKKIENLGMSLNRGESCLPNRGLKSRSASPLLPVQKCSKINGKSYSQAKVGKLPRTPASGRANERNNSEAMTALEDSSQSIMVDTSTNEAYASPPFAPAFTGSEEIQRETAYPDGKVEKVLKNGCHLIFFPNGTWKKVGSDGKTITVTFFNGDVKQIMPDQTVIYYYADAKTTHTTYTDGLEVLQFSNGQIEKHYPDGTKEITFPDQTIKSLFTDGQEESILPDGTVIRVQRDGTKTIEFNNGQRELHTPQFKRREYPDGSVKTVYMNGQQETKYGSGRVRIKDKDGNIIMDTKL; encoded by the exons ATGCCAACTGTTGAAAATCTGAGTGGTGAGCAAAACTTCAGTGCATATTGGATGCTCAGTAGTGCCCGTGCTGGAGTCTTACTAGGGCCTAGTTTTACTGGTTTGaactttaagaaagaaaatttgtTACCTGGACCTGAAAACACCCCAGCTTTGCCTGAAGAAGTGCTGCATCTTTCAGACAGCTGTTCTGTAAGTGATGACTCCCTGTGTGAAGAGTCTGCCAGCTCTCAGGCaccccagcagtgtcccacTGGAACACCttttccagcagcacctgcaaACATGGAAAGCTCTAAACCAGACTTAGTCCACGGTGAAGTGGATGGTCAGAAGAAATCCAGTCACAGTGATACACTCCTACAAAAGCTTGAACAG CTGAAGGAATTGCAACAGCAGAAACAGGAACAGTTAAAGAAACAACAGATGGAACAACTTCAAAGGTTaatggaggagcagcagaagctACTTAGCATGGTATCTGGccagccagcagctcttg GTTTTGCTGTGATGTGTGAAAGTCAAAAGCTGAGACCTGGGCACCCCCCAGGCTTAGCACCTCCACCTCAGTTGCCATCGTCTGGATACCAGAATATCTTTGAAGACCGAGCTCGTGCTCTGCTTGTTTCTTCCCATACACAAGACAACAATTCTTTACAAAAGCTGAACAACAGAGAATGCACCTCAGCATTGAAGAACAATCTTTCAGAAGTGTCTGCCTGTGAAAAGCAAG GAAAAGACCTGTGGTGTCCAGAAAAAAAGGTGGAATTATTAATGGAGAGTGAAGATAATCACATTGATCACATATTAGGTGTGGGAAGTGCGCATGTCTCTGAAAATTCCTGTGGAGGTGAACAGTTGTTGACTAATGTAGAGGAAAG ACCTATTAAAGCTGCAATACATGGGAAGAAGCAAACTTTTGAAGAATTCTTGGAAGAACAGATACAACTAGAGGAACAGCGCCTGGAGCAAACCCAGAAGTTACAG GAGACAAATGGAGCAGCAGTTCAAAAACCAGTGATCAAGAGACCCTTCTTGAAAAGAGGGGAAGGTTTAACAAGATTCACTAATGCCAAGTCTAAAATAACAAAACTTGGAGAAAACACCTCAAAACTTCAACAAAGGGCTTTAGATGATAGAAATGTTATTAAAGTGGACAGATTacaaatacagaagaaaactgCGCTTCCTGGCAAAGAACTGGTTTCTGAAAGTCCTTTTGCACCGTGTAAAAAATACAGCCAGCCCCGTAAAGTAAAACATTGTCCTATTCAGAAGACAGTGGTACTCAGGAATCACAATGGAGAAAATATCTTGCCATTAGAAACAAGAAAGCAATCAGGAAAAAGTCATGATGGACAGATGAGAGGTTCTTACCcatcagaaattaaaaacaaaatagaaaatacAGAGAACAGAGCAGAATTTGCTAAGTCTAACACTGGcaaaatccaaaacaaattACCTGGTGCTGAAAAGTCTCAGTTGTCTCAAGAACTGACCAGTGCCTTTCCTAATTCTGGATGTCCCATAGGTCACCCTGTAAAAGATTCAGAACTGTCTTTTGAACTTTCATTTCAGAATAAACTGGAGaactgggaaaaagaaaaagataaagagAATCTAGAATTAGATGAATTTTTGTTTCTAGAACAAGCTGCAGATGAAATATCTTTCTCAAGTAATTCTTCATTTGTGCAAAGGATCTTGGAACGAGACCAGCAAACTTCAAAGGGCCGTAGGATGTCTTCTACTCCTATCAaggcaaagcagcagcaagTCAAGGTGCTGGCTGTGCAACTCACAGATGAGAGAAATAAAAGGGCAGACTGTGTGGCACAGGAAAATACAAATGATAGCCCTGTTACACATACAGCCTCAAATTCAGGAACAGATTTTAGAATGAAGGATCCATTGAGTAAAACAGATGGTGTAATATTATCAGCTTCTTCCCTGAAAGCAGCTTCTGCTTTAAAAAGTAATCACTGGATTGTAAATGGAGATAAGAGTGAGGGCAACAGTGATACTGCTACAGATTCTGAGAGTGAATTTGGGGCTACATTGAAGCATGACAAGAAAGGTGCTAAGACAGCCCTCGTGAACCACGGAGAAAGTGATCCAGAATTTTTTGATTGTGGAAGTTCTGTTAAAGACATCAGCAAAGAGAGCAAAAATGGAGATGCTGACCTTGAGTTGTCAGACAAAGATTGTGGTGCACTGTCAAAGCAAAAGATTAGGAAAGCTACAGATGATCACAGAAGCATGTTGTCTATAAGTAGGAATAAATTTGAGTTTGATGATGAGAGAACATGGAGTGATCTTGATGAAAATTATGTTAGCATTGATTTACCTGAAAAATACACTAAAACACCTTTGCAGATGGACTTTTCCTGTAAGAATGGTACAAGTGTCCCAGACAAAGCAATAAAGAGGAAAGTGGCCTCCAAGAAAGGAGATGAAATGTCCAAAGAATTTGCAGTGGACAGTGATTCAAGTGGACCTCCAGTATCAAACCTGATGATGAAGCTGTTTCCTTCTCTGAAGCCGAAGGCAGGCTGCCGTGCAGAGCATGAAACCAAATCAAAGGtggagccagagctgggag GAAACACTGTTCCATCCCAGCTACTGAGGGAGAGACTGGCTGAGTTGGAGAAGGAAATTGAGAGATTCCGAGCTGAGAACACAACTCTGAGTAAACTCCGTGAAGAAAGAGAGCACGCCCTGGCAAATATCAG GAAAGAAGCTTCAGACTTTGAACAGAAGAAAGCCCAAGAACTGGCTGAAATAGAAGAGtataagaaaaaggaaataaaaaaactgCAAAAGGAGCGCAAAGTTTTTGAAAAATACACCACAGAAGCTAGAGCAATTCCAGATAAAAAGGAacgggatgaaattcag GCTTTAAAACAGCAGATTGCAGAGTTACAGGAAGATCTAAAACGAAAAGAGGCAAAATGGTCGACTACCCATCGACGCCTGAAAGATCAAATAGAAGCTTTAGTAAATGAGAATTTTGAGCTAAAAGAGGAAATCAGAATTATGGAGAAGTTTCGTCTAGAAGCCTGGAAGAAAGTAGAAGCtgctagaagcaagaaaaaaatagaaaatctgGGGATGAGtctaaatagaggagaatcT TGTCTACCAAATAGAGGCCTAAAAAGTCGAAGTGCATCTCCGCTTCTGCCAGTACAGAAGTGCAGCAAGATAAATGGCAAAAGTTATTCACAAGCGAAAG TAGGAAAACTTCCTAGAACACCTGCATCAGGACGTGCTAATGAGAGGAACAACTCTGAGGCAATGACTGCACTGGAAGATTCTTCTCAGAGTATTATGGTA GACACCTCTACTAATGAAGCTTATGCGTCCCCACCATTTGCTCCTGCATTTACAGGCAGTGAAGAGATACAGAGAGAAACTGCTTATCCTGATGGAAAG GTTGAGAAGGTTTTGAAAAATGGCTGTCACCTTATATTTTTCCCAAATGGAACATGGAAAAAAGTGGGTTCTGATGGGAAGACCATAACTGTAACCTTCTTCAATGGGGATGTGAAACAGATTATGCCTGATCAAACAGTG ATTTATTATTATGCCGATGCTAAGACTACTCACACTACATACACTGATGGCTTAGAGGTCTTGCAGTTTTCAAATGGACAAATAG AGAAGCATTATCCTGATGGCACGAAGGAAATAACCTTCCCTGATCAGACAATTAAGAGTCTATTCACAGATGGCCAAGAAGAAAGTATCTTGCCTGATGGCACCGTTATTCGTGTGCAGCG AGATGGAACCAAAACGATAGAGTTCAATAATGGCCAGCGAGAGCTGCACACACCACAGTTCAAGAGACGGGAGTATCCAGATGGGAGTGTCAAGACTGTGTACATGAATGGACAGCAGGAAACCAAGTATGGCTCTGGAAGAGTCAGAATAAAGGACAAGGATGGTAATATTATCATGGACACCAAGTTGTAG